Proteins from a single region of Deltaproteobacteria bacterium:
- a CDS encoding DedA family protein, giving the protein MLTGAIDWVLATVHDWGYTGIVVMMTIESSFIPFPSEVAMIPAGYLAAQGRMDPFLATLAGIAGSLIGALVNYVLALYLGRPAVERIAGWFFVGPDKLDSADLFFARHGEITTFVGRLIPVIRQLISLPAGFARMNLARFALYTGLGAGLWSAVLVAIGYWVGANEDLWRPMLQKVTLWLLGGIAVLVIGYVTYQRRREVRSSG; this is encoded by the coding sequence ATCCTGACGGGGGCGATCGACTGGGTGCTCGCGACGGTGCACGACTGGGGCTACACGGGCATCGTCGTGATGATGACGATCGAGTCGTCGTTCATCCCGTTCCCCAGCGAGGTCGCGATGATCCCGGCGGGCTATCTCGCGGCGCAGGGGCGCATGGACCCGTTCCTGGCCACGCTGGCCGGGATCGCCGGCAGCCTGATCGGCGCGCTGGTCAACTACGTGCTGGCGCTGTACCTGGGCCGGCCGGCCGTCGAGCGGATCGCGGGCTGGTTCTTCGTTGGGCCCGACAAGCTCGACTCGGCGGATCTCTTCTTCGCGCGCCACGGCGAGATCACCACCTTCGTGGGCAGGCTGATTCCGGTGATCCGACAGCTGATCTCGCTGCCGGCCGGATTCGCGCGCATGAACCTGGCGCGCTTCGCGCTCTACACCGGTCTGGGCGCGGGGCTGTGGAGCGCGGTGCTGGTCGCGATCGGCTACTGGGTCGGCGCGAACGAGGACCTCTGGCGGCCGATGCTCCAGAAGGTCACTCTGTGGCTGCTGGGGGGGATCGCGGTGCTCGTGATCGGGTACGTCACGTACCAGCGCCGTAGAGAGGTGCGGAGCTCTGGGTGA
- a CDS encoding glucose 1-dehydrogenase — MAERAPGKLALDGRVAIITGGASGIGARTARLFVENGARVVIGDMQEELGRAVAAELGGAALFQRTEVSREDDVRALVARAEQAFGRLDCIFNNAGFGGALGPIADTPVEEFDLTFAVLVRGVFLGMKHASPLIARQGGSVINTASVAALVAGYSPHAYAAAKAAVIQLSRSVALELAPKRVRVNCICPGFIATPLALNTVGRRQTDLSRAAESAGMASAQPIPRAGEPEDIAQMALFLASDASSFVTAQHFVVDGGISAGRAWPDQPEWLRAHRPLRVYRPS, encoded by the coding sequence ATGGCAGAACGCGCCCCGGGCAAGCTCGCGCTCGACGGACGCGTGGCGATCATCACCGGGGGCGCGAGCGGGATCGGCGCGCGCACCGCGCGGCTCTTCGTCGAGAACGGCGCGCGCGTCGTGATCGGCGACATGCAGGAGGAGCTCGGCCGCGCGGTCGCCGCCGAGCTCGGCGGCGCGGCGCTGTTCCAGCGCACCGAGGTCAGCCGAGAGGACGACGTTCGCGCGCTGGTCGCGCGCGCCGAGCAGGCCTTCGGCCGGCTCGACTGCATTTTCAACAACGCCGGCTTCGGCGGCGCGCTCGGTCCGATCGCGGACACGCCCGTCGAGGAATTCGACCTGACCTTCGCGGTGCTCGTGCGAGGCGTGTTCCTGGGCATGAAGCACGCCTCGCCGCTGATCGCCCGCCAGGGCGGCAGCGTGATCAACACCGCGAGCGTCGCGGCGCTCGTGGCCGGCTACTCGCCCCACGCCTATGCTGCGGCCAAGGCCGCGGTGATCCAGCTCTCGCGTTCGGTCGCGCTCGAGCTCGCGCCCAAGCGCGTGCGCGTGAACTGCATCTGCCCGGGGTTCATCGCCACGCCGCTCGCGCTGAACACCGTCGGCCGGCGGCAGACCGATCTCTCGCGCGCGGCGGAGAGCGCGGGCATGGCGAGCGCGCAGCCGATCCCGCGCGCGGGCGAGCCCGAGGACATCGCGCAGATGGCGCTCTTTCTCGCCAGCGACGCCTCGAGCTTCGTAACCGCGCAGCACTTCGTCGTCGACGGCGGCATCAGCGCGGGCCGCGCCTGGCCGGATCAGCCGGAATGGCTGCGCGCGCACCGGCCGCTGCGCGTCTACCGCCCGAGCTAG
- a CDS encoding adenine phosphoribosyltransferase: protein MTLLSGPRRKIAALIRDVPDFPRPGILFKDITPLLRDPEGLRLTCELLAAPFLERKVDVVVGIESRGFIFAAPVALALGAGFAVARKEGKLPGETLRTSYALEYGEATIEMQRDSIAPGQRVLLIDDVIATGGTAAASARLVRDLGGVVVGASFLIELDFLAGRKALEAIPVEALLHF from the coding sequence ATGACGCTGCTCTCGGGCCCCCGGCGCAAGATCGCGGCGCTGATCCGCGACGTCCCCGATTTTCCGCGGCCGGGAATCCTGTTCAAGGACATCACCCCGCTGCTCCGCGATCCCGAGGGGCTGCGGCTCACCTGCGAGCTGCTCGCGGCGCCGTTCCTCGAGCGCAAGGTGGATGTCGTCGTCGGTATCGAGTCGCGCGGGTTCATCTTCGCGGCGCCGGTCGCGCTCGCGCTCGGCGCGGGCTTCGCGGTGGCGCGCAAGGAGGGCAAGCTCCCCGGCGAGACGCTTCGCACCTCGTACGCGCTCGAGTACGGCGAGGCGACGATCGAGATGCAGCGCGACTCGATCGCCCCGGGCCAGCGCGTGCTCCTGATCGACGACGTGATCGCCACCGGCGGCACGGCCGCGGCGTCTGCGCGTCTGGTGCGCGACCTCGGCGGCGTCGTGGTCGGGGCGAGTTTCCTGATCGAGCTCGACTTCCTCGCGGGCCGCAAGGCGCTCGAGGCGATCCCCGTCGAGGCGCTGCTCCACTTCTGA
- a CDS encoding carboxypeptidase regulatory-like domain-containing protein, whose product MKPRVPRLALALAIALLGAASAARSDNAGPFSFHAGAGAAIDDLDLLVDATRPQVQFTAPLEGSLLGGTSTTITGNVADFSTHPSDPRNLPGNVFHTLDWSLMDGRSGPEVLSGSAPVVDGHFVIPDLPLLEGENALIVYARDAAGWYEGTTLVFDVDPNAPTAALVGVLDGQAVLSQSLSIDLNFAAATTVVSVNGVPDGRSFPAGLAPAAFALSLALGPNTFTLELESAGETSSFSFTFYRVASREPIAIVQPFDGALVNTTSVPVSVRAPLGTPFVTLNGRPAVRGEDLQTFTADVPLNEGSNTVSAIAYPFGQRASVSITRDTTPPRVISMAPGSGRTLLASAATIQGVVSEPASLELVSQVDFRDAYTIPILSVVPGIFGDTLRYIHAFEFADFALDPGLNEIYLVLRDRAGNSAVVPLDLTRSDSALRILDPEAGSSVAALETSLRLEALETLAFQALYVGGRQLTSFRGRTLTAGIAQLDHIPLAPGLNDIRVVYQRYGGAQEVLVTSVTSTALPIATLRGRITDAVTGAPLGGATITVAPDGAEPIAITTASDGRYQTAIPTGPYAVTVPLSGFLPASGTDVAGLGEIIETDHALLRWSTGSPSVTPTGSGAASSHLEGVVTQVAGGQPLAGAQVRVTSAAATLTALSGADGAFAIDGIPVGPFSVAVSKTGYFPLSYTIEDADSSIAFDTKFGRSGCLGYVGTEGRSDAATPRVSRRGCACGWLRLLGAAAAGARGRSPGEWRAD is encoded by the coding sequence ATGAAGCCGCGCGTGCCGAGACTCGCGTTGGCCCTTGCGATCGCGCTGCTCGGCGCAGCGTCAGCGGCCCGCTCCGACAACGCGGGCCCGTTCAGCTTCCACGCGGGCGCAGGCGCCGCGATCGACGATCTCGACCTGCTGGTAGACGCCACGCGACCCCAGGTGCAGTTCACGGCGCCGCTAGAGGGCTCGCTCCTCGGCGGGACGTCGACCACGATCACGGGCAACGTCGCGGATTTTTCCACGCACCCGTCCGACCCGCGCAACCTGCCCGGAAACGTTTTTCACACGCTCGACTGGTCCCTCATGGACGGCCGGTCCGGCCCGGAGGTCCTGTCGGGATCGGCGCCGGTCGTCGACGGGCACTTCGTGATCCCGGACCTGCCGCTTCTCGAGGGTGAGAACGCGCTGATCGTGTACGCGCGCGACGCAGCGGGTTGGTACGAAGGGACGACGCTCGTCTTCGACGTCGACCCGAACGCGCCCACAGCGGCGCTGGTCGGTGTCCTCGACGGCCAGGCGGTGCTATCGCAGAGCCTCTCGATCGACCTGAATTTCGCAGCCGCGACGACGGTGGTCTCGGTGAACGGTGTACCCGACGGGCGCAGCTTCCCCGCCGGGCTCGCGCCGGCCGCCTTCGCTCTGTCGCTCGCACTCGGCCCGAACACGTTCACGCTCGAGCTCGAGAGTGCAGGCGAAACCTCGAGCTTCTCGTTCACGTTCTACCGCGTCGCGTCTCGCGAGCCGATCGCGATCGTGCAGCCGTTCGACGGTGCGCTCGTGAACACGACTTCGGTCCCGGTGAGTGTCCGCGCGCCGCTCGGCACGCCGTTCGTCACCCTGAACGGCCGACCCGCCGTGCGCGGAGAGGACCTGCAGACCTTCACCGCCGACGTGCCGCTCAACGAGGGCTCGAACACGGTCTCCGCGATCGCGTACCCGTTCGGCCAGCGCGCGAGCGTGAGCATCACGCGCGACACGACGCCGCCGCGGGTGATCTCGATGGCGCCGGGCTCCGGTCGGACCCTGCTTGCCTCGGCGGCGACGATCCAGGGCGTCGTGTCGGAGCCCGCGTCGCTCGAGCTCGTGTCGCAGGTGGACTTTCGAGACGCGTACACGATCCCGATTCTCTCGGTCGTACCGGGGATCTTCGGAGACACGCTGCGCTACATCCACGCGTTCGAGTTCGCCGACTTCGCGCTCGATCCGGGTCTGAACGAGATCTACCTCGTGCTGCGCGATCGCGCAGGCAATTCCGCCGTGGTGCCGCTCGACCTGACGCGCAGCGACTCCGCGCTGCGCATCCTGGACCCCGAGGCGGGCAGCAGCGTCGCCGCGCTCGAGACGAGCTTGCGGCTCGAGGCGCTCGAGACGCTGGCGTTCCAGGCGCTATACGTGGGCGGGCGGCAGCTCACGTCCTTCAGGGGCCGAACGCTCACCGCGGGCATCGCGCAGCTCGACCACATCCCGCTCGCCCCGGGTCTGAACGACATCCGTGTCGTGTACCAGCGCTACGGCGGGGCGCAGGAAGTGCTCGTCACGAGCGTCACGTCGACGGCGCTTCCGATCGCGACGCTGCGCGGGCGGATCACCGATGCGGTCACGGGCGCACCGCTCGGCGGTGCGACGATCACGGTTGCTCCCGATGGCGCGGAGCCGATCGCGATCACCACGGCGAGCGACGGCCGGTACCAGACCGCGATCCCGACCGGCCCGTACGCGGTCACGGTGCCCCTGTCGGGCTTCCTGCCCGCGTCCGGGACCGACGTCGCGGGGCTCGGGGAGATCATCGAGACCGACCACGCGCTGCTGCGCTGGTCGACGGGAAGCCCCTCGGTGACGCCGACCGGGTCCGGAGCCGCGAGCAGCCATCTCGAGGGCGTGGTCACGCAGGTCGCGGGCGGGCAGCCGCTCGCCGGCGCGCAGGTGCGGGTGACCTCGGCCGCCGCGACGCTCACCGCGCTCTCGGGCGCGGACGGCGCGTTCGCGATCGACGGCATCCCCGTCGGTCCGTTCTCGGTCGCGGTCTCGAAGACCGGCTACTTCCCGCTCTCGTACACGATCGAAGACGCGGATTCCTCGATCGCCTTCGACACCAAATTCGGCAGGTCCGGGTGTCTCGGCTACGTTGGCACGGAGGGGAGGAGTGATGCTGCGACACCTCGCGTTTCTCGTCGCGGCTGCGCTTGCGGCTGGCTGCGGCTCCTCGGAGCCGCAGCGGCCGGAGCTCGAGGTCGTAGCCCGGGTGAATGGCGAGCCGATTGA
- a CDS encoding peptidyl-prolyl cis-trans isomerase, translated as MLRHLAFLVAAALAAGCGSSEPQRPELEVVARVNGEPIEIAEPVQGAAHTPAAALGRVDAAVARHLTAGEATRRGLSAGAASGPLSVRDEEKLRDALFASMRDSLELGEDELRAHYEKTRVRYVAPQVSLRRQAFASESDARAEDRRLGVDGRIAAEGSDRIGPAPVDGLPTTVMPEALTLAAAGQRVVLMRDGRWWLVELEESHTAEPLPFEAVRPRVEQSLRMLRAQADFRAEIARLRNEAQIEIEGSALANTTPAPDASKPVSGPDH; from the coding sequence ATGCTGCGACACCTCGCGTTTCTCGTCGCGGCTGCGCTTGCGGCTGGCTGCGGCTCCTCGGAGCCGCAGCGGCCGGAGCTCGAGGTCGTAGCCCGGGTGAATGGCGAGCCGATTGAGATCGCCGAGCCCGTGCAGGGCGCGGCGCACACGCCGGCCGCCGCGCTCGGACGTGTCGACGCGGCCGTGGCTCGGCACCTGACCGCCGGTGAGGCGACTCGCCGTGGCCTGTCCGCGGGTGCGGCCTCGGGGCCCCTCTCCGTTCGCGACGAGGAGAAGCTGCGCGACGCGCTCTTTGCGTCGATGCGCGACTCGCTCGAGCTGGGCGAGGACGAGCTGCGCGCTCACTACGAGAAGACGCGCGTGCGTTACGTGGCGCCCCAGGTGTCGCTCCGGCGGCAGGCGTTCGCGAGCGAGTCCGATGCTCGCGCCGAAGACCGTCGGCTCGGAGTCGACGGTCGCATCGCCGCCGAGGGGTCGGACAGGATTGGCCCGGCGCCCGTCGATGGGCTTCCGACGACCGTGATGCCGGAGGCTCTGACTCTCGCCGCCGCCGGACAGCGCGTGGTGCTGATGCGGGACGGGCGCTGGTGGCTCGTCGAGCTGGAAGAGAGTCACACGGCGGAGCCGCTTCCCTTCGAAGCGGTGCGACCTCGCGTCGAGCAGAGCCTTCGCATGCTCCGCGCTCAGGCCGACTTTCGCGCCGAGATCGCCCGACTGAGGAACGAGGCACAAATCGAGATCGAAGGATCGGCGCTCGCGAATACGACGCCGGCGCCCGACGCGTCGAAGCCGGTGTCCGGTCCCGACCACTAG
- a CDS encoding M23 family metallopeptidase produces the protein MTAGLALIGLVACGTPAGPKPSSAPSGARKHSGRLPSEAPARAAAPSAVHVVAKGETIYRISKRYGSSVDAIVTANGIRDVHSIPVGTRLVVPTGSAAPASRRPVDAGTFASRDPRGRSSGKAEFAWPVHGIVISEYGLRRGAHHDGLDIKAPAGTIVRAAESGRVIHADNSLSGYGNLIIIKHADRYSSVYAHNRKMLVRVGQFVEKGDAIAEVGKTGNASVAHLHFEIRSDGSPRDPMELLR, from the coding sequence GTGACTGCGGGCTTGGCGCTGATCGGGCTCGTGGCCTGCGGCACACCCGCGGGGCCGAAGCCGAGCAGCGCGCCCTCGGGCGCGCGCAAGCACTCCGGCCGGCTTCCCTCCGAGGCGCCGGCGCGAGCCGCGGCCCCGAGCGCGGTCCACGTGGTCGCGAAGGGCGAGACGATCTACCGGATCTCGAAGCGCTACGGCTCGAGCGTGGACGCGATCGTCACGGCGAACGGCATCCGGGACGTGCACAGCATTCCGGTCGGCACGCGGCTCGTGGTTCCGACCGGATCGGCCGCGCCCGCGTCGCGCCGGCCGGTCGATGCCGGCACATTCGCGTCGCGCGACCCGCGCGGCCGCAGCTCGGGCAAGGCCGAGTTCGCCTGGCCGGTGCACGGAATCGTGATCAGCGAGTACGGGCTGCGGCGCGGGGCGCACCACGACGGGCTCGACATCAAGGCGCCCGCCGGCACGATCGTCCGCGCGGCGGAGTCGGGCCGCGTGATCCACGCGGACAATTCGCTGTCGGGCTACGGCAACCTGATCATCATCAAGCACGCGGACCGCTACTCCTCGGTGTACGCGCACAACCGCAAGATGCTGGTGCGCGTCGGGCAGTTCGTGGAGAAAGGCGACGCGATCGCCGAGGTCGGCAAGACCGGAAATGCGTCGGTTGCGCATCTGCACTTCGAGATCCGAAGCGACGGATCCCCGCGTGATCCGATGGAGCTGCTGCGATGA